Within the Arthrobacter caoxuetaonis genome, the region CTGGCCGGAGCCGCTGCGGGCTTCGTGCTCGGAGGAATCTGGGGGCTGGGGCTGGTGCTGAGCGGCCGCGGGACCGGGAAGACGCGGATCGCCTTTGGACCGTTCATGCTGGCAGGGGCCGCCTTGGTGCTCGCTGCCCCTGGCCTACAGTAGGACCATGCCCACACCCGACTTCATCCTTTCCCTGCGCGAGAAAGTTGGTCATGACCTGCTGTGGCTGCCGGGAGTTGCCGCCGTCGTTTTCAATCCCGCCGGCGAAGTGCTGCTCTGCCGGCGGGCGGACAACGGACGCTGGACCATCATCACCGGCATCCTGGAACCGGGGGAGGAGCCAGGCCCGGGCCTGCTGCGGGAAATCGAAGAGGAAACCGGAGTCCGGTCCAAGCTGGACCACCTGATCCATGTGGGAACCACGGATCCCATCGAATTCCCGAACCGGGACCGCTGCCAGTTCCTCAACCTTGTGTTCCGCTGCACCTATGAAGCCGGAACGGCACGGGTGAACGACGACGAATCCACGGACGTGGGCTGGTTCGCCCTCGACGCCCTTCCGGAGCTGAACAAGCGGCACCGGATGCTCATCGAGCTGGCACGGACCTCCACGGGCGTGCCGGTGTTCGAGGCCTGAAGCGCCGGCGGAACGACAGGCACGACCAGGAAGACCAAGAAGGACCGGCACCCGCGCAGGGTGCCGGTCCTTCCCGCTGGGGTGGGTACCTACGGCTGCGGGCCGTCAGGGTCCTGCCGGGTCTGAGCATCCTGCACAGGCTGCGCCTTGTGTCCGGAGCCCGGGGCTGGGGTGCCCGAGGCACGCGCGGCGGCCTGCTCCTTCTCCAGCCGCACGGCTTCCTCGCCGCCGACTGCCTCGCCCCGGGCAACCATTCCGGCAACGTCGGAGAGCGGAATCTCCTTGAGGAAGAATGCCAGGATCAGGGCCAGGGCCAGGAACGGCACCAGGTACCAGAAGACAGGTGCCAGGGATTCGGCGTAGGCGTTGACGATTCCGTCGCGGACCGGTTCCGGAAGGGCCTCCATGGCGGAGGGCTGCAGGGTGGCGGTGGCCTCCCCGGCCGCCGCTGCATCGAAGCCGGCGCCGGCAAAGACTCCCATGAGGTTCTCCGACAGCCGGGTGGTGAACATGGCGCCGAAGATGGCTACGCCGAGCGATGCCCCTACCTCGCGGAAGTAGTTGTTCGACGACGTGGCGGTGCCGATCTGGTCCACGGGAACAGAGTTCTGCACCACGAGCACCACCACCTGCATGATCAGACCGAGTCCGGCACCGAAGACGAACAGCTGTGAACAAATCACCCACACCGGAGTCTCGGCCGTGAGCATTGTCATCCACAGCAGGGCTGCCAGGACCAGGACGGCGCCGGAGATGGGGTACTTCTTGTACTTGCCGGTTTTGGTGATCGCGAGTCCGGACCAGATGGAGGTGCCCATCATGCCCACCATCATCGGCAGCATCAGCAGGCCGGAAGCCGCCGCTGAAGTGCCCGTGGACATCTGCAGGAAAGTGGGGACGAAAGCCAGCGCAGCGAACATTCCCATGCCGAGCGTGAAGCCGATAGCCGTGCTGTTCACGAAAATCGGGTTCTTGAACAGGCTCAGCGGGATGATCGGATCATCGGCACGGCGCTCGGCCAGGACGAAGGCAAAGGCTGAGGCCAGGAGGCCGGCGCCGAAGGCCAGTGTGAGGGGATCGGTCCATCCACGGTCGGCGTCGCCGCCGAAGTCGGTGAAGAAGATCAGGCAGGTGGTGGCGATGGACAGCAGGACGACGCCGGGGATGTCGATGCGCTTCACGGCCTTCTTGCTCGGCAGCGTCAGGGTGAAGAACGCAATCAGGAAGGCGGCGATGCCGATCGGAATGTTGATGTAGAAGGCCCACTGCCAGGTCATGTGGTCAACGAAGAAGCCGCCCAGCAGGGGGCCGGCGACGGCGGAGAGGCCGAAGATGCCGCCCAGCGGACCCATGTACTTGCCGCGCTCATTCGCCGGAACGATGTCCGCGATGATGGCCTGGGAGAGGATCATCAGGCCGCCGCCGCCCAGCCCCTGGAGGGCTCGGAAGATCACGAAGCCCCAGAAATCGGTGGCGAAGGCACACCCGACCGAGGCCAGCGTGAACAGGGCGATGGCGAAGAGGAAGAGGTTCCGGCGGCCCAGGACATCGCCGAACTTGCCGTAGATCGGCATGACGATGGTGGTGGCGAGCAGGTAGGCGGTCGTAATCCAGGTCTGGTGCTCGACGCCGCCGAGTTCGCCCACGATTGTGGGCATGGCTGTGGAGACGATGGTCTGGTCCAGGCTGGAGAGCAGCATGCCTGCAATCAGGGCGGAGAAAATGATCCAGATGCGTTTCTGGGTCAGCAGCAGCGGCCCGGAGGCGGGCGCGGCGGTGGTGGTCATGGCTTTTCCTTGGTGGAGGCTAGGGGACTGAAAGCAGCGAAGGCTGCCCGCGCGGTCTCGGCACCGGACGTGAGTACCTGGCGGTAGGTTCGGGTGTTGGACGGATCGAAGAATTCCGGACCGGCCCGCTGGACGAGGGCGGTGAAGATGGTCGTGACGGCCGCGATCCGGGGGTCCTCAGGCAGCAGCCCTTCCCGCAGGGCGATGAGGCGGCGCAGCCCTTCCTCGAGTTCCCGCGTGCCTTGCATCACCTTCATCACCAGGCGCGGCTCGGTGGCCAGTGCTTCCTTGAGCTGCAGCAGCTCCGCACGGGAAACGGCCATGCCCTCCACATGGGCGACGGCCAGGTCCACCAGGTCCTGCAGGAGGGTCTCGGAGAGTCCCGCATCAGGGGAGCCGCCGTCGATGAAGGGGCCGGTCAGCTCTTCCGGCAGCCCCTCGGGCGTCCCCAGTACGGCGTCTTCCTTGGAAGGGAAGTAATTGAAGAAGGTCCGGCGGGAGATTCCGGCCTGCTCGCACACTTCCTCCACGGTGTAGCCGCCCAGCCCGGACTGTGCCGTGAGCGCACGCGCGGCGCTGGTGATCGCCTGCCTGGTGGCCGCCCGTTTGCGTTCCCGGAGGCCCAGATCACTGGATGCACTATTCGTCACGAAGTAAACTTTTGCACGCGTTGTTCCACAGTGCAAAATTATGGAGATTATGAAAAAGGGGCCGCCGGATGAACCGGCGGCCCCTTTCAGCGCTGGTTGCTAGGCCTGCGGCGGCTTGGTCATGGAGAGGACGTCGAGGGCGGCGTCGAGCTGCTCCTCGGTGACCTCGCCGCGCTCGACAAAGCCGAGTTCGACGACGGCCTGGCGGATGGTCTTGCCTTCCTTGACCGCGAACTTGGCAATCTTGGCGGCGTTCTCGTAGCCGATGTACTTGTTCAGCGGCGTGACGATCGAGGGGGAGGCCTCGGCCAGGTAGCGGGCACGCTCAACGTTGGCTTCGATGCCGTCGATCATCTTGTCCGCCATGATCACGGAGGAGTTGGCGAGCAGGCGGATCGATTCCAGCAGGTTCGAGGCCATGACGGGGATGCCGACGTTGAGCTCGAAGTAGCCGAACGTACCGGCCCAGGCGATGGCGGCATCGTTGCCCACAACCTGTGCCGCAACCTGCATAACGGCCTCGGAGATGACGGGGTTGACCTTGCCCGGCATGATCGAGGAGCCCGGCTGCAGGTCGGGGATGGCAATTTCGCCCAGGCCCGTGTTGGGGCCGGAGCCCATCCAGCGCAGGTCGTTGGCGATCTTGGAGAAGGACACTGCGATGGTGCGCAGCATGCCGGAGACCTCGACGAGGGCATCGCGGTTGGCCTGGGACTCGAAGTGGTCGCGTGCTTCGGTCAGCGGCAGGCCGGTGTCGGCAGCCAGCAGTTCGATCACTCGCTGCGGGAAGCCTGCCGGGGTGTTGATGCCGGTGCCGACGGCGGTGCCGCCCAGCGGAACCTCGGCGACGCGGGGCAGGGAAGCCTGGACACGCTCAATGCCGTAGCGGACCTGGGCAGCGTAGCCGCCGAATTCCTGGCCAAGGGTCACCGGGGTGGCGTCCATGAGGTGGGTGCGGCCGGACTTGACGACGTCCTTGAACTCCACTGCCTTGCGTTCCAGCGACGCGGCGAGGTGCTCCAGGGATGGAATCAGGTTGTTGATCAGCGCGGAAGTCGCAGCGACGTGGACGGAGGTCGGGAAGACGTCGTTGGAGGACTGGGAGGCATTGACGTGGTCGTTGGGGTGAACTGAGGTCTCGCTGCCTGCAGCCTTGAGGGCGCGGGTAGCCAGCTCGGCGAGGACCTCGTTGGTGTTCATGTTCGAGGACGTGCCGGAGCCGGTCTGGAACACGTCGATCGGGAACTGGCCGTAGTGCTGGCCGGCAGCCACCTCATCGGCGGCGGAAGCGATGGCCTTGGCGCGCTCGTCGTCGAGCACTCCCAGTTCAGCGTTGGCGATGGCGGCAGCCTTCTTGATGCGTGCCAGTGCCTCGATGTGTGCGTCATCCAGCGGCTTGCCGGAAATCGGGAAGTTCTCCACGGCGCGCTGGGTCTGGGCGCGGTAAAGGGCATTTACCGGGACGCGGACCTCACCCATGGTGTCATGTTCAATGCGGTATTCAGCGGAGTTCGAAGTCATGGCTCCAAGCCTAGTGGGCGCGGGCGCAGGTGTTGAAACCCGCGTCGTAAAGTGCAGGCGCCCTAGTTCGCCGCCAGGTCCTGGGCTTCGGTCTCGATCTTGCCGATGCTGGAGACGAGGTCGGCCCGCCCTTCAGCCAGGCGGTAGGAGAGTCCGACGACGGCGGTTGCTCCGGTGCTCACAGCATCCGAAATCAGCCGTGAGCTTTCCACCAGGCGTTCCGCGGTTTGCCGGGTGTGCTCAACCACCATGTCATTGACCTCCTCCAAGCCGTTGCGCTGGGCGGCCAGGACCGAGGGGGTAATGCGTTCGACCAGTGTCCGGACGTAGCCCGCAGGCATCGAGCCTGTGTCGACCGTGTGCTTGGCCGCCGTCACTGCGCCGCAGCTGTCATGGCCCAGGACCACGATCAGCGGAACCCCCAGCACTCCCACGCTGTACTCGAGCGAACCCAGGACGGCGTCGTCGGTGACCTGTCCTGCCGTGCGGACCACGAAGGCGTCGCCGAGGCCGAGGTCGAAGATGATTTCGGCCGCCAGCCTGGAGTCGGAGCAGCCGAAGATCACAGCGAACGGATTCTGTTCGTTCACCAGTGAGCTGCGGCGGGGAGCGTCCTGGTTGGGATGCCGGGAGGTGCCGGAGACAAAACGTTCGTTGCCTTCACGGAGGCGCTGCCATGCCTGGGCTGGAGTGAGCGGAGCGCTAAGGGGGCTGTTCAATTCGGTCACCGTTCCACCATAAGGCTCAGGCGGCACTCCGGTGCTCTGTTACCGCCGGGTGAAACGGTCCGGCTGCTAGTTGCCGGAGGGGGCCGCGAGGTCCTGGAGGACGGCCTCGGCCAGGACGTCAACGGTGGCAAGGCCGGCTTCGGAGCTGAGGATGACGGTCATGCCCTCGACCTCCGTGACCAGGTGCGCTTCCCCGTTGGCGCTGTCCCGCAGCTGCCACGCGGCTCCTCCGGCGGTTCGCTCACCGGCCACGAGCGAGTCCCGGGTGGTCTGCGAAATCCAGGTCGGGTTGGCTTCGGCGGTCTGCGTCAGGCGGATGAATTCGGTATCGGGAGTGAGATATCCCACTTCCCAGGCGGGAACGCCGGAGTTGACTCCCGAGTCCCAGCGGGCGTAATTGGCGGTCCAGCCCTCGGGCAGATCGGGAGCCAGGGGATCGTACCCGGCGTCGCCGGCAGCTTCGCCCGCGATGGCCTGGACGTCTACGTCCCGCACCGGAGGCTTCTGATACGGGTTCAGGAGCACCGGTATGAGGACGATTGCCAGCGTGATCCCGGTGGCAATGAGCATGCCAATGACATTCGCGTTGGCACGTTTGGCCTGCTTGGCGGTCAAGGTGGGGGTTACGGGATTCTCCGGCTGCTGCTCACTCACCCTTCCATAATCGCCTATCCGGGGGGTCAAGTCCTATTTACGGCCAAGCCGCCGGGGTACGGGAGCAGCTGAAAGCGGCCCAAAACAGCGTTCCAGCGGTGAGGTCCGTGTCACGGCGACTATGATCGGATCAAGGATCAGCTGCAGGCCGCTGTCCGGGACCATGTCCTGGGCGGGCCTGAATTTCGAAGATGAGGTTAACGTGTCCCAAGGTGCCCAGTACTCAACTCTTTCTCCCGCACTGGCCGTCGGTGATGACGAGCCGGACCGGAACCTGGCTCTCGAGCTGGTCCGGGTGACCGAAGCCGCAGCGATCGCCGGCGGCCACTGGGTCGGTTTCGGTGACAAGAACGCCGCCGACGGCGCTGCCGTCGACGCAATGCGCTCCCTGATCTCCACGGTCCACTTCAACGGCGTGGTTGTCATCGGCGAGGGCGAAAAAGACGAAGCACCCATGCTCTACAACGGCGAGCATGTTGGCGACGGAACGGGTGCGCTGTGCGACGTCGCCGTCGACCCGATCGACGGAACCCGCCTGACCGCCCTGGGCATCAACAACGCCCTGGCCGTGCTCGCAGTTGCCGAGCGCGGCACCATGTTCGACCCCTCCGCCGTGTTCTACATGGAGAAGCTGGTCACCGGCCCCGAAGCCGCCGACATGGTGGACCTGCGCCTCCCGGTCAAACAGAACCTGCACCTGATCGCCAAGGCCAAGGGCAAGAAGATCAACCAGCTCAACGTCATGATCCTCGAGCGCGACCGGCACAAGCCGCTGGTGCAGGAAATCCGCGACGCCGGCGCCCGCACCCGGATGCTGATGGACGGCGACGTCGCCGGCGGCATCGCCGCTGCACGCGAGGGCACCGACGTCGACGCGCTGATGGGCATCGGCGGAACCCCCGAGGGCATCATCACTGCCTGCGCCGTGAAGACCCTTGGCGGCGTCATCCAGGGCCGGCTGTGGCCGACCTCGGACGAGGAGAAGCAGAAGGCGATCGACGCCGGGCATGACCTTGACCGCGTGCTCTCCACCAATGACCTGGTCACCAGCGACAACTGCTACTTCGCTGCGACGGGCATCACCGACGGTGACCTGGTCCGCGGCGTGCGCTACAAGAAGGACCGCGTGCTGACCCAGTCGATCGTGATGCGCTCGAAGTCCGGAACCATCCGCGTGGTCGACGGCGAGCACCAGTCACACAAGTGGGAGTCCTACGCGCGCCTGCGCTAGGAACCAATACAGGAAGGGCGGGCCGGAGTCTTCCGGCCCGCCCTTCCTGTGTTCCGGCCCTGCCGCAAGGTCTAGCCGCGGCGGACAGCGGCGACCCGCGCCGCGACCGTCGCGATGACCACCACCGCGGCCGCAGCCGCTGCCAGGACCGCCGTCGCCGTCGAGACCAGTTCGCCGGTGACCCGGGAAACCGCAATCCAGGAAAGGCCCCAGGCGAGAGCCGCGGCCGGTGCCAGGCGTCCGCGGCCGTACACGGCCAGCCCGATCCCGACGGCTGCAGCTGCCGCGAGCACAATGCCCGCCCAGAGGACCGGGTCGAGGCCGAACCCGTCAAAGCCCCCGGCGGTCAGGGCAGAGGCGATATTGGCGCAGATGGCCACGCAGACCCAGCCAAGATAGAGCCCCAGGGTTCCGTCGACGACTATGGCTCCGAGCCAGCTGTCGGGACGGCTGCGGGAGTACCGCTTGAAGACGATGGCCAAAGTGACCAGCAGCGCGGCGATCACGGCCACGGAGAGCGGCACTGAGCCCGCCTGCACACTGAGGATCCAGGCCGCGTTCAGCAGCATGGAGACGGCCACGAGCCAGCCCAGTGAGCGCTGCCGCGGTGCCGATCGCTGTGAGGGCAGCCACTGGTAGACCGTGTAGGCGCCTAGGCCGGTGTAGATGACGGACCAGATGGAGAAGGCCGGACTCGCCGGTGCCAGGAAAGTGGCATCGGCGCTGAGGGCCCCGCCTGCAGCTTCGGCGATGCGGGTGCCGCCGAAGACGCCGACGCCGATCACCGAGCCGATGATGCAGAGGATAAAGGAGGCGGTCACCGTCAGTTGGCGGATCAGGTCCCGGCGGCCGAAGCCGGTCCGGCCATCAGCAGACGGTTCCGACGGACTGGATGCGCTGGGGGTCGAAGTAGCCATAGTCGAGCCTAGCAAAGCCTGCTTACTATATACCGCCCCGCCGGTTCCAGCTGCATAGCAACCGCCGTGTTCCAGCCCGGTGCCGGCTTCCACGTAGGCTTGATGTCATGACACTGAGCGTTACTCCCTGTACTGATCCCACCCGCTGGAACGAGTACGTCAACCAGTTCAACGGTCATCCCCAGCAGCTGTGGGGATGGGGGAAGACCAAGGCTGATCACGGTTGGCGTGTGGAGCGGCTCCTGCTCTCCGAGGGCTCCGGGGTAGTGGGCACCGCCCAGCTGCTGCTGCGGCCCCTGCCGTTTCCCTTCCGGGCCCTGGCCTACATTCCGCGCGGACCGCAGGGGCAGCCGGGACGGGAGAACGCCATGCTCGACGCCGTCGCCGGCTGGGCCAAAGCACACCACGGGGCAGTGGCCCTGACGATCGAGCCGGACTGGGACGACGCTGCTCCAGCTACCGCCGCACTGCCGGCTGCAGGGTTCCGGCGGAGCACCAACACCATCCTCATTCCGCGAACGCTGATCCTGGACCTGACGCTTAGCGAAGAGGACCTGCTGGCCGGAATGAGCAAGAAGCACCGGCAGTACATCCGCAAGTCCGGCCGGGAGGACCTGGACTACCGCGCCGTGACGGCCGCAGAGATCCCGCAGTGCCTCGCCGTCTACAAGGAGACCGCTGAACGCGCCGGATTCGGCATCCACGAGGACCGGTACTACCAGGACATCTTCGAGAACCTGGGGGCTGATTCACCGGTCTACGCCGCGTTCAAGGGAAACGACGTCGTGGCCTTCCTGTGGCTCTCCGCCAGCGGACACACTGCCTTCGAACTCTACGGCGGCATGAGTGAAGAAGGCGAACGCCTCCGGGCCAACTATGCGCTCAAATGGTTCGCCATCCGGGAAATGAAGGACAGGGGAGTCACCCGCTACGACTTCAACGGGCTGCTCAACGACGGCGTGTCCAAGTTCAAGACGGGTTGGGCGCAGCACGAAGACCTGCTGGCCGGGACCTGGGACAAGCCGCTGTCCCCGCTGTATCCGGTATTCACGACGGCGCTGCCGCTGGCCAAGACGGCCCTGCGCCGTGCCCGGGGGGTGGCTTCCTCAGTGGCCGCCCGGGTAAGGCGCTGACCCTGCCCGCGGGGACGGCGCCCTAGAGGTCCAGCTGGGGCTCGTCCGGGACGTTGGCTGCGCCCGAGGCGCCGACCGTAACGGCGAAGGCCAGGGCGCCGTCGTCGTGCTGGGCTGAATGGGCGGCGAGCTTCGCGATCACCGGGGCTTCCTCCGCCGGGATGAAGGCGCAGTCTCCAGGGTGCAGGACCAGGTCCTGTTTCGGGGAGTCCAGGACCACTGAGCCGCGGAGCGCAATGACCAGTGTGGGCCCGTTCTGGAGTACGGGCACGTCCGAGGCCGACATGCTCTCCGCCCCGTTGGCGGACTGCACCAGCTCCAGCCGCTGCAGCGCGAATTCGCTAAACGGCGGCCGGTACACTTCCTGGCCCAAGCCGCTGGTGTGGGCCTCCACCCGCGGGATGCCCAGGGACTGGAAATCGATGGTCTGCAACAGCTCCGGGATGTCCACGTGCTTGGGCGTCAAACCTCCGCGCAGGACATTGTCCGAGGAAGCCATGACTTCCACGCCCAGCCCGCTGAGGTAGGCATGCACGTTCCCGGCGGGCAGGTAGATGGCCTCCCCGGGAGCCAATGAGACCCGGTTGAGAAGCAGGGAGATCAGGACCCCGGGGTCTTGGGGATAATAGCCGTCGAGCACTTCCAGTCCTGCCAGCGCCGGATCCAGGCCGGCCCTGGCACCTTCGTCCAGCGAACGGAGGGCTGCAGCTGCCGTGGCCACCGCGTCCCTGACATCCTCGTCCCCGGCGATCAGGCGGCGGAACACCTTCTCCAGCCGTTCCGCCTCGGGGCGGCCGGATTCAAGATCGGACGCCGCTTCCACCAGCAGGACAGGGGCCGGGCGGCCGGAGGCCTCCACGAGAGCCGCCAGGGCGCGGAACAGCTGTGCCGCTTCTTCCGGGGAACGGAAGCCGCACAGCGCCTCAAAGTCGCTCAGGGCGAAGATCATCTCGGGTTTGTGGTTGGGATCCTTGTAGTTGCGGTCCGCTGCAGACCGGTCGACCCCGGCAGCGTCTTCGGATTCAAAGCCTGCCCGGGCCTGTTCCTGCGTGGGATGGACCTGCAGGGAGAGCGGCGACCCTGCAGCAAGGACTTTCGCCAGGAAAGGCAGTTCCGGTCCATGCTGTGCGACGCTCTCGCGGCCCAGGGTCGCTTCCGGGTCGCTGCTGATCAGCTCGTCCAGAGTGGAAAAGCCGCCGGGGGACTCCACCAGGAGTGACGGAGCGCCCGGATGGGCACCAAACCAGAGTTCCGCTTCCGGTTCACCGCTGGGATCGCGGCCGAACAGCTCGGCCATGGCGGTTCGGGAGCCCCAGGCATACGGGCGGAGGGTTCCGGCAAGCAGGTACATGGTTCTTCCTCAGGACGCTGTCGGATGGCCGGTGCAGCCCGGCACTGTGATTCTCGAAGTCAGCCTGCGCTGCACACGCCGTTGTTGTCCAGCAGCATACCCAGCGTGGCAGTGTCACCGATCCGGGCAAGCTCCTGCAGGTACTCCTCGGTGACCTCGGGGCCCGCTTCAGCGGCTGGAGCTTCTGCAGGAGTCTCTGCGCCGATGGCTGTGTCCTGTTCCGGGACCGCCGGTGCTTCCTCTGCCGGTGCTTCCTCGGCGTCGGACCCGTTGGTCGCTTCAGCCTCAGCGGCTTCCGCCGCCGCGTCCGTCGCTGAGAGCATTTCCTGCACCCGTGCGTGAATGAGGTTAAAGTCCGGATAGGTCACGAAATTCTCGGCGGCCGTGCCGAAATCGGGCGGGCCAATGGTCATGCGCTGGACTTCGTGGTTTTTGGACTTCAGCGCCAGATCGACGAAGCTGCCCAGGGCGTCCTGCGGGATGTCGGTGTGAACGACCTGCTCGCCCGCAGAGGCGATGGCCTGGAACCTGGTAAGCAGCGTGGTGGGGTCGAGCTGGGCAACCATGGCCTGCTGGACGCACTGCTGGCGGGCGATCCGGTGATAGTCCGTCACGAATTCGCGGGACCGGGCGTACCAGAGGGCCGTGTAGCCGTCCATGGTCTGGACGCCCGGCGCGATCCAGCCGTCCGGCGGGTAGTGCAGGTTGGTGCCGGGGATTTCCGCCGCCGTGATCGGAACCCAGCCGCCGGCGTTGATCTTCACGCCGCCCATGGCATCGATCAGGGTGGAGAACCCTTCCATGTCCACGATGACGTAGGACTGCACTTCAAGGCCGAGGATGCCTCCGGCTGCGTCCATCATGGCTTCGGCACCGGGATCGGCGGAGCCGGGGTAGAGATCGGAGTAGTTGTCCGTGACGACCTGGTACAGGCTGTTCAGGATGCATTCGTCGCCGCAGTTGTACCCCTCCGGGTACACCTGCCAAAGCGGGGAGTCCTCCGTGAACAGGGCATTCTGAAAGTTGCGGGGCAGGCCGAAAGTGACGATCTGGCCGGTGTCGGCGTCGACACTGAAAACGGACATGCTGTCCGGCCGGAGGCCGGTGCGGTCCGCCCCGGCGTCTCCGCCCATCAGCAGGAAGTTGTAGCGGCCGTCCACGGGATCCAGTGCCGGGCCCGAAGCGAAGATAGTGCCGAACGTCTGGCGGCTGACGTTGAGCAGCCAGGCGCCGTACGCCAGTCCGCCGCTGGTGACGACCATCAGCACCGCCAGAGCACCCGCTACTGCCGGACGGACGTTCCGCTGGAGCAGGGGAGGGCGGATGATCCGGAAAGTGTTCAGGAAGAGGAAGGCCCAGCCGGCGGCGAGCAGCGCCAGGACGGCCATGATCAGGAAAGACGCCCATCCGTTGGTGAAGATGTTCACCAGCAGGATGCGGTTGGTCAGGGCCAGGACCAGGACCGCGATCACCGCGGCCCAGACCATGAAGGTCACCTGCAGTGCACGCCGTCCCAGCCGGCGGTCGCCGGCCACGATCTGAGCCGAACCAGGCAGAACCAGGGTCAGGAACAGCAGCAGGAACGCGCGCTTGGTGCGTACCTGGGGAGAGGCGGATTGCGGGTAGCGCACCGGATCCGTGTAAAGGAGTCCGGGAGCTCCGGTGCCTGTCCTGGCCATCCGCGCTGCCTACGCGTTTTCCGGGACAGAGGTCCGCAGGCGGGCGCCCTTGGCCATCGCGGTCTGGCGAAGCTCGCCGGCGAAATCGATCAGCTGCTCCTGCAGCCTTGCGGCCAGGGGATCGGTACCCGCCGCCAGTATGCGGACGGCCAGAAGCCCTGCGTTGCGGGCCCCGCCGATCGACACGGTGGCTACCGGGACGCCCGCGGGCATCTGGACGATGGACAGCAGGGAGTCCATGCCGTCGAGGTATTTGAGCGGAACGGGGACACCGATGACGGGCAGCGGCGTCACGGCAGCAAGCATTCCGGGCAGGTGGGCGGCGCCGCCGGCACCTGCGATGATCACGCGCAGGCCGCGGCGGTGTGCTTCCTTGCCGTACGCGATCATTTCCTCCGGCATCCGGTGCGCGGAGACGACGTCGGCCTCATACGGAATGCCGAATTCCGCCAGTGCCGCTGCGGCAGCGTCCATGACCGGCCAGTCTGAATCAGACCCCATGACCAGGCCGACCAGCGGCGTTTTGGCGGTGCTCATGCCTTCTCCTCGATAGGTTCCCGGCCGTCCCGGATAATGGCGGCTGCCAGTTCTGCGCTGCTGCGCACGGATGGAAGATCCGAGACCTCC harbors:
- a CDS encoding NUDIX hydrolase — translated: MPTPDFILSLREKVGHDLLWLPGVAAVVFNPAGEVLLCRRADNGRWTIITGILEPGEEPGPGLLREIEEETGVRSKLDHLIHVGTTDPIEFPNRDRCQFLNLVFRCTYEAGTARVNDDESTDVGWFALDALPELNKRHRMLIELARTSTGVPVFEA
- a CDS encoding MDR family MFS transporter, which produces MTTTAAPASGPLLLTQKRIWIIFSALIAGMLLSSLDQTIVSTAMPTIVGELGGVEHQTWITTAYLLATTIVMPIYGKFGDVLGRRNLFLFAIALFTLASVGCAFATDFWGFVIFRALQGLGGGGLMILSQAIIADIVPANERGKYMGPLGGIFGLSAVAGPLLGGFFVDHMTWQWAFYINIPIGIAAFLIAFFTLTLPSKKAVKRIDIPGVVLLSIATTCLIFFTDFGGDADRGWTDPLTLAFGAGLLASAFAFVLAERRADDPIIPLSLFKNPIFVNSTAIGFTLGMGMFAALAFVPTFLQMSTGTSAAASGLLMLPMMVGMMGTSIWSGLAITKTGKYKKYPISGAVLVLAALLWMTMLTAETPVWVICSQLFVFGAGLGLIMQVVVLVVQNSVPVDQIGTATSSNNYFREVGASLGVAIFGAMFTTRLSENLMGVFAGAGFDAAAAGEATATLQPSAMEALPEPVRDGIVNAYAESLAPVFWYLVPFLALALILAFFLKEIPLSDVAGMVARGEAVGGEEAVRLEKEQAAARASGTPAPGSGHKAQPVQDAQTRQDPDGPQP
- a CDS encoding TetR/AcrR family transcriptional regulator, coding for MTNSASSDLGLRERKRAATRQAITSAARALTAQSGLGGYTVEEVCEQAGISRRTFFNYFPSKEDAVLGTPEGLPEELTGPFIDGGSPDAGLSETLLQDLVDLAVAHVEGMAVSRAELLQLKEALATEPRLVMKVMQGTRELEEGLRRLIALREGLLPEDPRIAAVTTIFTALVQRAGPEFFDPSNTRTYRQVLTSGAETARAAFAAFSPLASTKEKP
- a CDS encoding class II fumarate hydratase — protein: MTSNSAEYRIEHDTMGEVRVPVNALYRAQTQRAVENFPISGKPLDDAHIEALARIKKAAAIANAELGVLDDERAKAIASAADEVAAGQHYGQFPIDVFQTGSGTSSNMNTNEVLAELATRALKAAGSETSVHPNDHVNASQSSNDVFPTSVHVAATSALINNLIPSLEHLAASLERKAVEFKDVVKSGRTHLMDATPVTLGQEFGGYAAQVRYGIERVQASLPRVAEVPLGGTAVGTGINTPAGFPQRVIELLAADTGLPLTEARDHFESQANRDALVEVSGMLRTIAVSFSKIANDLRWMGSGPNTGLGEIAIPDLQPGSSIMPGKVNPVISEAVMQVAAQVVGNDAAIAWAGTFGYFELNVGIPVMASNLLESIRLLANSSVIMADKMIDGIEANVERARYLAEASPSIVTPLNKYIGYENAAKIAKFAVKEGKTIRQAVVELGFVERGEVTEEQLDAALDVLSMTKPPQA
- a CDS encoding carbonic anhydrase, translating into MTELNSPLSAPLTPAQAWQRLREGNERFVSGTSRHPNQDAPRRSSLVNEQNPFAVIFGCSDSRLAAEIIFDLGLGDAFVVRTAGQVTDDAVLGSLEYSVGVLGVPLIVVLGHDSCGAVTAAKHTVDTGSMPAGYVRTLVERITPSVLAAQRNGLEEVNDMVVEHTRQTAERLVESSRLISDAVSTGATAVVGLSYRLAEGRADLVSSIGKIETEAQDLAAN
- a CDS encoding DUF4245 domain-containing protein, producing MSEQQPENPVTPTLTAKQAKRANANVIGMLIATGITLAIVLIPVLLNPYQKPPVRDVDVQAIAGEAAGDAGYDPLAPDLPEGWTANYARWDSGVNSGVPAWEVGYLTPDTEFIRLTQTAEANPTWISQTTRDSLVAGERTAGGAAWQLRDSANGEAHLVTEVEGMTVILSSEAGLATVDVLAEAVLQDLAAPSGN
- the glpX gene encoding class II fructose-bisphosphatase gives rise to the protein MSWAGLNFEDEVNVSQGAQYSTLSPALAVGDDEPDRNLALELVRVTEAAAIAGGHWVGFGDKNAADGAAVDAMRSLISTVHFNGVVVIGEGEKDEAPMLYNGEHVGDGTGALCDVAVDPIDGTRLTALGINNALAVLAVAERGTMFDPSAVFYMEKLVTGPEAADMVDLRLPVKQNLHLIAKAKGKKINQLNVMILERDRHKPLVQEIRDAGARTRMLMDGDVAGGIAAAREGTDVDALMGIGGTPEGIITACAVKTLGGVIQGRLWPTSDEEKQKAIDAGHDLDRVLSTNDLVTSDNCYFAATGITDGDLVRGVRYKKDRVLTQSIVMRSKSGTIRVVDGEHQSHKWESYARLR
- a CDS encoding TspO/MBR family protein — protein: MATSTPSASSPSEPSADGRTGFGRRDLIRQLTVTASFILCIIGSVIGVGVFGGTRIAEAAGGALSADATFLAPASPAFSIWSVIYTGLGAYTVYQWLPSQRSAPRQRSLGWLVAVSMLLNAAWILSVQAGSVPLSVAVIAALLVTLAIVFKRYSRSRPDSWLGAIVVDGTLGLYLGWVCVAICANIASALTAGGFDGFGLDPVLWAGIVLAAAAAVGIGLAVYGRGRLAPAAALAWGLSWIAVSRVTGELVSTATAVLAAAAAAVVVIATVAARVAAVRRG